Proteins from a genomic interval of Zingiber officinale cultivar Zhangliang chromosome 2A, Zo_v1.1, whole genome shotgun sequence:
- the LOC122042150 gene encoding protein WHAT'S THIS FACTOR 9, mitochondrial-like, translated as MHVSSKTLAQHRRRQQQPPWWRWSPQRWLVKVRLKWVKNRGLDHIIDRDTNVKAACLLKDAIAAAPSGLLPARSLAPLQKNLGLTVPFLRFLRRYPTLFHEQPHPRFPSLPAFSLAPASLLLHRREQDAFVSTLHDDSAHRVARLLMMARSRALPVASLASLRYDLGLPSNFSSALPAARPDLFSLSRRRSDGAPILSLTAWPEHLAVSALQIRHRDAIAQPSTAPLVFPMKFPRDYGNMNKVKAWMEDFHRLPYVSPYEDTSGIDPESDLMEKHVVGVLHELLSLTIHKKTKRTYLRSLREELGLPHKFTRIFNRYSGIFYLSLKCKTITVVLREGYERGKLVEQHPLALLRDKFYYVMRTGILYRGKGCSKLAFEEDDLLGEGNSKEEEQQYSDFDEDDADANDSSDEQHYELDDSDDEE; from the coding sequence ATGCACGTCAGCAGCAAAACCCTCGCTCAACATCGTCGTCGCCAGCAGCAGCCGCCATGGTGGAGATGGTCGCCGCAAAGGTGGCTCGTGAAGGTTCGCCTCAAGTGGGTGAAGAATCGCGGTCTCGACCACATCATCGATCGCGATACCAACGTCAAGGCCGCTTGCCTCCTCAAGGACGCCATCGCCGCCGCCCCCTCTGGCCTCCTCCCCGCTCGCTCCCTCGCCCCCTTACAGAAAAACCTCGGCCTCACTGTCCCCTTCCTCCGCTTCCTCCGCCGCTACCCCACCCTCTTCCACGAGCAGCCCCACCCCCGCTTTCCCTCCCTCCCCGCATTCTCCCTTGCCCCCGcttccctcctcctccaccgccGCGAGCAGGACGCTTTCGTCTCCACTCTCCACGACGACTCCGCACACCGCGTCGCCCGCCTCCTTATGATGGCCCGCTCCCGCGCCCTCCCCGTCGCATCCCTCGCTTCCCTCCGCTACGACCTCGGTCTTCCCTCGAACTTCTCCTCCGCCCTCCCAGCCGCTCGCCCCGACCTCTTCAGCCTCTCTCGCCGACGCTCCGACGGCGCCCCGATACTCTCCCTCACAGCCTGGCCAGAACACCTCGCCGTCTCCGCTCTCCAGATCCGTCACCGCGACGCCATCGCCCAGCCTTCCACCGCGCCGCTCGTCTTCCCCATGAAATTTCCACGAGACTACGGCAACATGAACAAGGTTAAGGCCTGGATGGAGGATTTCCATCGCCTTCCGTACGTGTCCCCCTACGAGGACACTTCTGGAATCGACCCCGAGAGCGATCTCATGGAGAAGCATGTGGTCGGCGTCCTCCATGAGCTCCTCAGCCTCACCATCCACAAGAAGACCAAGCGTACCTACCTGCGCAGCCTCCGGGAGGAGCTCGGCCTTCCTCACAAGTTCACTAGGATCTTTAACCGCTACTCGGGCATCTTCTACCTCTCCCTCAAGTGCAAGACCATCACCGTTGTCCTCCGGGAGGGCTATGAGAGGGGCAAGCTGGTGGAGCAGCACCCTCTCGCACTTCTCAGGGACAAATTCTACTATGTCATGAGAACAGGGATCCTGTATCGAGGAAAGGGTTGTTCCAAGCTTGCGTTCGAGGAAGATGATTTATTAGGCGAAGGAAATTCcaaggaggaggagcagcagtaCAGTGATTTCGATGAAGACGATGCCGACGCCAACGACAGCAGTGATGAACAACACTATGAACTGGATGATTCAGATGATGAGGAATGA